Within Vicia villosa cultivar HV-30 ecotype Madison, WI linkage group LG1, Vvil1.0, whole genome shotgun sequence, the genomic segment ggttataaatagaaacttttgtaacctagttttgtaaGGAAAccgagtattgaaaagatgtagtcaGTAGAGTTTGtaaaggtagaccacccaggttgtgggattgCTGCCATGTCcctctcgaaacctgtaggtaagagaagttattgttctcactcgaaacctttAGGTAAGAGTTGAttattatgttcttgattgaagctgtgaagcaaaaTCAAGTTAGTTTTtcttgttaattgtttaaatagcagttgcagggttgtaacagttaggtatcactagggagtgagcagaggttctcttgtcttggatagAATTCTAAGATAAatgttgcattgggtagtgactaggtaaaccagaggttgtttatttgtaaaccaggggttgtttacataaaatagtactactgatagtgaaatcttcttcctagcttggtagcccctagagtaggtagttagactgaactgggttaataattgactgtgttatttatcttctgcattgcattgtctgttcagtcttggatgttgtaacatcgtgtataacatcaggttcaggtttgatAGCTTGTCTTGTTACAGAACCATTgaagtttacaatctggttatgttgactgaactaaCATGGTCTCAGTACTCACGGAAACCTTCTTAGGGGTAATCAAAAATTGGGGATCATTCTGTCATGCCTTTGCTAAGctgataacagatcagatgtcttgacatcgtgagtgacatcctgagtctgtcataccagattTTCAACCATTATGGGAAAAAATGAAAACTCACATGGCTTCTTGGAAAAATAAGTTTCTCAACAAGCAGTAGATTAGCTCTTGCTACATCGGTTGTCACATTCATCCCTCTTTCTACATGCAAACCATATGGCTCCCCCAAAACACTTAACACGTTTGATCATatgattataaattttatttggaATGGTACTACCATTCCGGGTATGCATTTGGTCAGTTGGAAAAAAATTACTCTCTCAAGAAAGTTGAATTGTTTGGGGGTTCGATCAATTTGGGGTGGCAACACAATACTTCTTGGCAAGCTGGTTTGAGATATGCTTCAAATTATTGATAAACTTTGGGTATTTatcttttcaaataaattttttttgggtTCCCATTTACTTTTACCTTCTGCCACCTAGAGCTCTATTGCCAAAGTGAAGAACCTCTTGAAAGATGGATTTGATTGGAAGCCTTTCTCATTATCCTATTCTTTGTGCTACAACTACTTTACCTCTCTTGGTCCCATCGTTGTATTTGTTGACTATGTTCACATTCATGACCTCAACCTATCATTTAAAGATTTTGACTCTATGACGTCACCTCACATTCGGCCACTTTACAACATCATCACAAAATTAACCAGCAAAATTCTTAGTTTCAACCATaatacaaaacatgtattcatttggTTTAAGAAGAAGAGTCATTTCTTTGTTGTGTTTATGACTGTTTGGATTCTAGAAACCTTTGAATGAGCCTTGGGTTTGATGACCCAAATTTTTTCTTGACTCGTGATGGAAAAGTTTGGATAAAAATGGGATTTACAGTGCCCATCATAACCACTTTCCCGCATGAATCTGGTGGGCTTGGAGAAATCGTAACTCTACTTGTATATCCTATGAAACCATTCATATGTATCGTTTCTCCATGGCTTCCGACTCCATAGTGAACTCCTTTGGCAATTGCTTTCTTAAACCTCCAAATGAGCGCGCAAAAAATTGATACATCAAATAGAGCTCCCTTAATTATTCATACACTATTATTAATGTTGGTGGAAGTTGTAATAGAACACCGCATTGGCTTTAGTGGTACCATTCACGCCTAATTTAGAACATGGAAATTTAGCATCTCTAAATTCATCTTGAACTCCTCGAATATACTTCATGCAAAACTTTGGGTTATCCATAAGTGGATCTCACTAGCAATGGTATGTGAGTTATTGTTTAGGTATGTCACACATATTGGTAGATATCTAGTATAAGAAAGACGCCCTGGTTAAAGCTGTTACACAGAGGATGGAGATCTTAACAGATCATCTTCCAATGTCTCTCTCGGAACTGCTTTTCTACAAAGATCACTTGTGTAGGTCACCTTCTAACATCTCTTTTTCTGCCTCTATAAAAGGGGTTGAAGATTTGAAGGAAGAAAACTAACCATCTAACAAGAACAACTTTGAACATATTTGAGCTAAAGTTATTTATTTCGCAAGATCTTGAGATTTCTTATCCATGTATATCTTAGAAATCTTAAGTGTTTAAAGAATGTTGGATTAAATATCTTTTTTGTCCctataaataacttaaattaagttTTAGaccctataaaatttttctttGAATAATGGTCCTCCTAAAAAATCTCATCCACACTTTTGGTATCTCCTGTTAAAATCGTCGTTTAAATTCTAGCTAATTCAGTTGCTAAGTATAAATCGTCGCTAAATTgcaggagggaccaaaagtgtgggTGGAAATTTTTAGGAAAACCAATCTTTAAAGAGATTTTTTTTAGTGTATTAAAGTGAAATATGAGATACTTAGGAGGACcgcaaacatatttaacccaaaaatttGTGTATGTATTGTATCTCTTCTATACTTCTGATATTACATCAAGTAAAGTGGTTATTTATTCTTCCAAACTATTTTTTTAGAGTATAGAAAGTCTCTTGCTAGTTTTCTTAAGCAGTGAAAGCGTATTGCCTGTGTGCTTGAGCAAAAGTCTCTTCCTAATTTGATTGAGCAGTTGAAGTCTCTTACTAATTTATTTGAGCAAAGTATAATATGATTGATTATAATGGAAAATCTCTTGTTGGACAAAGGGACTGGACTACTCTCAATTTATGAGAGAAACCAGGATAATTCTATGTGTGGTTTTACTTTTTGCCTATATTTCATTTTACTGCTAACAATTCTGAATTCGGATTATGAACTTATTAAAATTCTAAAGTtggtttttcaaaattaaaaagaattcTCTATACACAATtcaacttcattttttacaccTTCAAAATACTTAACCATTTCTTGTTCATTTGTAATTTCACTCCCCTAACCATGTCACAATTGAGAAACAATGAAACATTCAACAAATCTCAAAATCGCATGTCTACTAATGTCAACTATTACTTTACTTATTTTTAAACATACTAAATAGCTGTTAACAAAATTTTGTATTAATTCAGACTACAAaaatctttttcatttttaattaagtaCTAGTACGTTGGTTTGGTAGGTTTAAAATATATTCTGATCTACtgatcttttattttaaatatattctgATCATTAGTTGAAAAagatttttcaataaaataaaaattaaattttctctATTTACAACCCTATTTACAACTACTGAattggttttggcaacggttttttttaaaaaaatcgttgccaaaacctgcctttgacaACGGAGGGGGGAAAagtaaaattcgctaacattacagaggTGTAAATATATTCTGATCTACtgaattaaatcattttaaaataaaaattaaattttctctatttacaaaaaaaaaaaaaaaactgatatTATCTAGATCTGCCTAAATACAATCAAAGTGcggaaataaaaatttataatgataATTGAATAAAAGTGAACATGTGACTTCATAAATAAATGACTACGCAGGTCTATACAAGCGCAACTGACGCCAGAATACCAGTAACAAGTGAGAAAATTCCAATTTAAGACGTAATCGTAGTTTCACATGATATTCAACACACAAAAAAGTTCACATGGGAAACAATTTGCAAAAGTTAATATGAACAGTAGATTTGGAAGAAGCGACAAACAGCAATAGACTACATCAAGTATATACATACAACAAACAATGGTCCATCTTCAAAATAACTATAATTGGATAGAAATTATATTTAAGCAAATTAAATTCCACTAAGTACTAAACAGAAAAAGTATAGTGCCACAGATACTCAGAATATGTTGAAGCTGGCATGCACCAGAAACATGTACAACTTTCTAACTGTAACACACAATAATGATAAGAATTAACAACAGAATCATACTATTTCCTCCGATAAGGATTGGGAGAGCCAATTGGTGGCTTAAGTTACACAGGTCCATCACCCTTATCTCATTTAGGAGCTTAGTGTCCAACTCAACTACCAGTGTCATAGTGGAATGTATCGTTGGCCAAAACTTTTATCTATTTTTTAAGCAATTTTTTCTACAAATTTTCATCTATAATAATAAGTTATTAGTTAACACTAACATATCGAACATAACCCTGACACTAACATATCAACGGTGAGAATGTTATCCGATTATCAGACACTTACACGTATCAGACATTCAATACACTGAAATACCGATGCTATACAATTTAAGAGCATGCATGTAGAAAGAGCTTTGTAAGGTTAAAAAAAACAATGCCTGATCTCATTTCCTTCTCTGGCCCCTCCAATACTAAATTTAGTAATTCTTTTTCAACCTAAAGTCATTTAACTTTCATTCATAATTCCTACCCTTATTATGACATATCACAGAAAAGAAAACTATTGTAGGATTGTGTGAAATGTCCAAAAATAATGACTATTTTTCAACAAATATTATCAAAAGCATAAGCAGTCCCTTTTGACttcagaatatatatatatatatatatatatatatatatatatatatatatatatatatatatatatatatatatatatatatatatatatatatattcttctaAATCTTTCGGTGTGGTCTCAAAAGTCACTGTCTTTCTATCTCTGTTGTCTTTTATGTTACAGTTTAGTGCACTCTTCACTTTAGTATCCTCTCACACTTCTCATAACTCATGAAATGAATTTTCTTCACACTCTTCAAGGACCTAAAAAACCAAACCCTTCATTCATGGAGACACATAACCTTATCTTTCtaacctttctcttctttctaccTTGTTCACTTTCCTTTGTTCCTATAGACAACTACTTGATTAACTGTGGATCACTCAACAATGCTTCACTCTTCAATAGAGTCTTCATGAGTGATTCAACCAACCCAGGCTTGAATTTTCTCTCTTCAGATGATTCCATTTCTCTCATAGACAAAAACCCATCTCCAAATTTGCAAACTTTGTATCATACAGCTAGAGTTTTTGTCACCACTGGGAGATACAGGTTTAATATGAAGAAAAATGGTACTCATTTGATTCGTTTTCATTTCTTTCCATTTAAAGATCAGAGTTTTGACTTGAAGTCTGCAAAATTTAGTGTCTTTGTTAATGGAATTTCGATTATGAGAGATTTTAAGCCACCTGGTGAGGTTCTGATTAAAGAGTTTATTTTGATGATTGAGTCAAACTTGCTTGAAATTTTGTTTAGACCCTTTGATTCAGGTTTTGGATTTGTAAATGCTGTGGAAGTGTTTACTGCTCCTGAAGATTTTGTTATAGATTATGGAACGAGGGTGGTTGGTCCTTCTGGTATGAAAGAGTACCAAAACATTTCATCTCAGGTTTTAGAAACTATTCATAGAATTAATGTTGGAGGTGTGAAAATAACTCCTTTTAATGATACCCTTTGGAGAACTTGGATTCCTGATGAGGATTTTTTGGTTTTTAAGGAAGCAGCTAAACATGCAGTAAGCACTCATACACCCGATTACGAGAAAGGAGGCGTGACTCCGGAGATCGCGCCTGAAAATGTTTACATGACTGCTCAGCAGATGAATAGGGAAAACACAAGTTTAGCTTCAAGGTTTAACATAACATGGAAGTTTCCTGTGGCTTCTGAAGGTGTTCCGCATTTGATTCGGTTGCATTTCTGTGATATAGTTAGTACTTCTCTCAATTTGCTTTACTTTGATGTATATATCAATAGTTACATTGCATATAAGGATCTTGATTTGTCATCACTTACATTTCACACTCTTGCGTCACCGGTGTATGTGGATTTTGTTGCTAATTCGGACGATTCGGGTGTTATTGAAATAAGTGTTGGTCCTTCTGAGCTGAGTAGTTCTATAAGGATTAATGCCATATTGAATGGTGCAGAGATAATGAAGATTGTCAACGATGTCAATAATACTAAGAATGTGCACAGGAGGAAACATTTATGGGTGCTGATAGGTTCAATTGTCGGAGGAATTGTTGTTTTGCTTTTGGTTGTAACTGTTTTTCTACTAGCTACCAAATGCAGGAAGAAGAAACCAAAAGAAACTATGGTGGGAAGTGTTGGATGGACGCCTTTACGTATGTTCGGAGGGAGTTCTCTTAGTAGAACATCCGAACACGGTTCTTATGGATATCTTGGAATGAATATCCCTTTTGCTGATATACAATCAGCAACAAACAATTTCGATAGAAACTTGATTATAGGGTCTGGTGGATTTGGTATGGTTTACAAAGGAGTGCTTAGAGACAATGTAAAAGTTGCTGTCAAGAGAGGTATGCCAGGTTCAAGACAAGGCCTTCCGGAATTCCACTCTGAAATAACGATTTTATCGAAAATTCGTCATCGCCATCTTGTTTCATTAGTTGGTTTCTGTGAAGAAAATTCAGAAATGATACTTGTTTATGAGTATGTTGAAAGAGGTCCATTGAAAAAGCATTTATATGGTTCGTCACGTCAACCACCTCTCAGTTGGAAACAGCGGCTCGAGGTATGCATCGGTGCGGCTAGAGGTTTGCATTATCTTCACACTGGCTTCGCTCAAGGAATCATCCACCGCGACATTAAATCGACCAACATATTGGTCGACGAAGATTACGTGGCAAAGGTTGCTGATTTCGGTCTTTCGAGAGCAGGGCCATGTATCAATGAAACACATGTGAGTACTGGTGTGAAAGGTAGTTTTGGTTACCTTGATCCAGAATATTACCGTAGGCAACAGCTAACCGATAAATCGGATGTGTATTCATTTGGAGTTGTTCTTTTCGAGGTTCTTTGTGGAAGACCTGCTGTTGATCCACAACTGACTAGAGAACAGGTGAATTTAGCAGAATGGGCTATTGAATGGCTGCAGAAGGGAATGCTGGATCATATTGTTGACCCTCATATAGTCAACGAGATCAAACCGAGATCGTTGAAGAAATTTGGCGAAACTGCAGAGAAATGTTTAGCTGAATATGGTGTTGATAGACCAACTATGGGTGATGTCTTGTGGAATTTGGAATATGCACTTCAGCTTCAAGAAAGTGAACCTCAAAGAGGGATACATGACGATAGCGGTGGTAGCGAAGCAGATTATGAAACAACAAGAACTATTCATGAAAACTCTAGCAGCAGAAGAATAGAGAGAAATTATAATAATGATTGTTCAGATATTAGTACTAGCCAAGTGTTTTCCCAGCTCATGAATAATAACGGTAGATGAATAATCTTTGGTTATATACTTTACTTGCCCAATATGTATTATATAATTTATCTTTTCTTCTAAAGAAATTGCATTACCAACATTTACTAACAAAAGGCTGATTTAGGCTCCTTATAGCTATTACAAAATGTTTGAATGTCATTGTTGTTTGACATTGGAGAGATGCTTCAAATTTGATGTAGTGTTATATATTCATGTTATGCAGTAACAACAGTTAATTCTAGAGCTGATTGTGTTGAACTGTAGATTTGTTTAAGGTCTGTTTGGATGATATAATTGGAAGTTTTTAACATGATTTTTCGCCGTAGAGTACTTGCTGAACAAGTGTTCATTGTTTAATAATTCCATTGATATTGCATGTGCAAATTACATGAGGGCAAAACAATTAATtataaccaatcgttagttggtccagtggtgattggcgctggacttggtagggagaaccacggttcgatcccccgcaactgcgatcgggagggggcttgacccacttgatgccagagctgttcccccgaaccggactaaaccggtggttataaaccaaaaaaaaaaaaacaattaattataaaaaaaggtAAGAGTAGGATAAGTAATCAATTTCTAATTAATGTAATCACTGACCATTATGTTTGAGATAATCTAATAAATCAGATTCCTTGTGATTAAGTGGGGCCTATTGAAGAAAATGGAGACCCCTTTTGCCGCCATAAGGGATATGAATATATTGGGATCCAACCAAAAAGAAGCTGCGTGCAATACTTGAACATGTGTGGGACAATGGAATTATAGCCTCCACTCAAAATAGCACTTTCTTATGGAAGCTGCTCTCTAGTTTTTTTCTCTTTGTggccaatgttttaaaaaattaataggaCATTGATTCGGCGAGACCGAGTCACTTATACAATTGAATATAGGAATAGAGGTGACAAGACCAGGCCTATTAAACCCCACGTTTAGTCTGTCAAAGCAAAACAAACCAAGCTAGACAGACCTTCCATTTAGTTTACCAAAGCAAATTAGACTAAACCCATCAAACCTCATTTTGGCAGCTTACCAAAGCAAAATGGACCAGGCCCGCCAAACCCCGTTTAATCAGCCATTTTGGCGAACTGAACCTAAGTTTCCAGTCAGTCCTACTTTGTTTTTTGACACGCGAAGGTTAAAGCGGGACGGGCATACTTGTCACTTTTAAGTTTATGGATGGCGGGGTCCGTCAGCCTCGCTCTATTTTTTGGCGGCCGAGCCAAGGTTTTCGGTCCATTTCCTTTACTTTGTCTGTCTCGTCCTATTTTCTAGCGGACTTTGACAAGACGAATATGCCTATTTGCCACTCTACAACTGAATAATGGATATTGTCAGTTCACGGCACGGCCGGTTGAACTGTCTAGTTCAGCTTTTAAGACATTACTAGTGACATGCTTCTTAGTGCTTTCTAATATATTTCACCAAACTCTCAAATTTAATATTGAATTTGGTCAATAGACTTACACTTTACACCTCACagctataaaatataaaattcccATGATGTTGCAACATCCCTCACCAACTGcaaataatgattaaaaaaaacacatCCAAAGAGGCTAACAAAGAAAAAAGACATTGAATTAATGAAATGAAACTAAAGGAGCTATGCATATACTTGTAGGTATACTAAAAATATGCTTGTATTAGTAATGAAATAAAACATGAGCCCTATTCTATAGTTTGAATATCTTATGAAGGAATAGAACAAAATTTAGATATATATGAAGATATACAATGAAATTGATATCATCATTTTCCATTTTATTCCATTACTTCTAAACTATTCAAACAGCAGAACATTATAAAATTCCATTATATTCTACGAATACGAACATAATCCTAGGAGAAGGAAATGCTACAACAATATCTCACTGAGAAAAAGTGCATTTTGCAGTATTCAAAATATTCTGTTGATGTGTTAGTAACAGTTGGCAGTTAGTTGGTAATTCTGTTATGACAGTTACTAGTATGATAGAGTTAGTTACATTAATTATAGTTTTAACTTCTACTCTATATAAATTAATACTAGTAATTTATCTGTTacattcaaattcaatcaattgcttattcaTAATAAgctcttttttttcaattttctcaAACCCTCTCAACCAATGGCCAAGAAATTATGCAGCATTTGCAATAAACTATAATGACCAGCGCCACCTTTCATGTCACAGTTATATCTGTTCCCTCTCAAAGACAAATTCAAGAAACACTTTCACTCTTGATAATGGCAAAGGTAGAAATTAGGTTGAAGGATTCTTGCAGCCGAATCTAACTCCGATTCAATTCAAACCCAAGGCACGGAGAATTTAAGAATCTCACTCTGATTTTTTGTTGAAGATGGCGAAAGTGACACTTCACGTGTACGACTTGACCAATGGTTCGGAGAAGACGAACAGCACCGTTGTTCACATTAACAAGATCTTCAAGAATGGTATTGGTCTGGGTGGTATATTCCACAGCGCTGTTCAGGTCTTAATCCACTGTCTCTTTGTTagttcttttttatttcttttgctgTTATTTGGATTGTATCTTGAATCTTGAGTCTCCCTTAAAATCTTGTGGAACTGTGACAGGTTTATGGAGATGAAGAATGGTCATTTGGATTCTGTGAGGAAGGAACTGGTGTTTTTAGTAGTCCTTCAGGGAAGAACACAATGTTTACATATAGAAAATCACTTGTACTAGGAAAAACAAACTACAATATTTTCAAGGTAAAT encodes:
- the LOC131643583 gene encoding probable receptor-like protein kinase At5g24010, with amino-acid sequence MNFLHTLQGPKKPNPSFMETHNLIFLTFLFFLPCSLSFVPIDNYLINCGSLNNASLFNRVFMSDSTNPGLNFLSSDDSISLIDKNPSPNLQTLYHTARVFVTTGRYRFNMKKNGTHLIRFHFFPFKDQSFDLKSAKFSVFVNGISIMRDFKPPGEVLIKEFILMIESNLLEILFRPFDSGFGFVNAVEVFTAPEDFVIDYGTRVVGPSGMKEYQNISSQVLETIHRINVGGVKITPFNDTLWRTWIPDEDFLVFKEAAKHAVSTHTPDYEKGGVTPEIAPENVYMTAQQMNRENTSLASRFNITWKFPVASEGVPHLIRLHFCDIVSTSLNLLYFDVYINSYIAYKDLDLSSLTFHTLASPVYVDFVANSDDSGVIEISVGPSELSSSIRINAILNGAEIMKIVNDVNNTKNVHRRKHLWVLIGSIVGGIVVLLLVVTVFLLATKCRKKKPKETMVGSVGWTPLRMFGGSSLSRTSEHGSYGYLGMNIPFADIQSATNNFDRNLIIGSGGFGMVYKGVLRDNVKVAVKRGMPGSRQGLPEFHSEITILSKIRHRHLVSLVGFCEENSEMILVYEYVERGPLKKHLYGSSRQPPLSWKQRLEVCIGAARGLHYLHTGFAQGIIHRDIKSTNILVDEDYVAKVADFGLSRAGPCINETHVSTGVKGSFGYLDPEYYRRQQLTDKSDVYSFGVVLFEVLCGRPAVDPQLTREQVNLAEWAIEWLQKGMLDHIVDPHIVNEIKPRSLKKFGETAEKCLAEYGVDRPTMGDVLWNLEYALQLQESEPQRGIHDDSGGSEADYETTRTIHENSSSRRIERNYNNDCSDISTSQVFSQLMNNNGR